One window of the Trifolium pratense cultivar HEN17-A07 linkage group LG2, ARS_RC_1.1, whole genome shotgun sequence genome contains the following:
- the LOC123904813 gene encoding homeobox-leucine zipper protein ROC6-like, whose protein sequence is MEANGEMGLIGENFDSGLMGRMRDDDFESRSGSENFDASGDEFDAGDDHQQNKRKKKYHRHTPQQIQELENFFKECPHPDEKQRADLSKKLGLENKQVKFWFQNRRTQMKTQLERHENMILRQENEKLRAENSVMKEAMANPICSNCGGPAIPGQISMEEHQIRIENARLKEELARVCTLSNKFLGRPVSALTGMSMQNPNAGFEFGMGRNGIVGPSNFNMSLPMGFDMGDGVMGAPPSNSVMRSPMGMIGNDAQQERAVLIEIALAAMDELIKMTEPDTHLWIKSPDNGKEMLNHDEYARIGSPFNSPKPNGFVTEATRETGLLYTNSAALAEIFMDADRWSEMFPCMIAHAATLDVLTNGMGGTRNGSMQVMHAEIQLPSPFVPVRQYRFLRFCKQHAEGVWAVVDASIDFGRNGPNGNPYMSSKKLPSGCILQDMSNGFCKITYVDHSQYDESAVHQIFRPMVNSGIAFGAHRWVATLQRHCESLAILMSPVSSDESAVMSPQGKRSMSKLAQRMTDYFWSGVCPSSACKWDMLHINNMGTSDVRIMSRKISDPSGENHSIVLSAATSVWMPLSRQRVFDFLRDARLRGEWDVLSGGGSMQEMVHIATGQAIGNSVSILGANTVSALFSIMLYLQDSWTDSSGSMIVYSPINMDSLSLVMSGGDSSSVALSPSGFSILPDGHSSNNNIVGTSSDGSSSSGSDNDNGGCLLTAGLQMVLTNVQSSKLTNDSVDTINDLIACTVQKIKDALGVA, encoded by the exons ATGGAAGCAAATGGTGAGATGGGACTAATTGGAGAAAATTTTGATTCTGGTTTGATGGGTAGGATGAGGGATGATGATTTTGAAAGTAGGTCTGGAAGTGAAAATTTTGATGCTTCTGGTGATGAATTTGATGCTGGTGATGATCATCAACAaaacaagaggaagaagaagtatCATAGACACACTCCTCAACAAATTCAAGAGCTCGAAAA TTTCTTCAAGGAGTGTCCTCATCCTGATGAGAAGCAGCGCGCTGATCTTAGCAAGAAGCTTGGCTTGGAGAACAAGCAAGTCAAATTTTGGTTTCAGAATCGACGAACCCAAATGAAG ACGCAATTGGAACGTCATGAGAACATGATTCTTAGGCAGGAAAATGAGAAGCTCCGAGCTGAGAACAGTGTGATGAAGGAAGCTATGGCAAATCCAATATGCAGCAACTGTGGCGGCCCGGCAATTCCTGGACAAATTTCAATGGAGGAACATCAGATTAGAATTGAGAATGCTCGACTGAAGGAGGAATTGGCTCGAGTGTGTACCTTGTCCAACAAGTTCCTAGGCCGTCCAGTCTCTGCATTGACTGGAATGTCTATGCAGAATCCGAATGCAGGTTTTGAATTTGGTATGGGAAGGAATGGAATTGTTGGTCCGAGCAATTTCAACATGTCGCTGCCAATGGGATTTGACATGGGAGATGGAGTTATGGGAGCTCCACCGTCAAATTCTGTAATGCGATCACCAATGGGAATGATCGGAAATGATGCCCAGCAGGAGAGAGCTGTGCTTATTGAAATCGCATTAGCTGCTATGGATGAGCTAATCAAAATGACCGAACCTGACACCCACCTCTGGATTAAGAGTCCAGACAACGGGAAGGAAATGCTGAACCATGACGAGTATGCAAGGATTGGTTCTCCTTTTAACAGTCCAAAACCAAATGGTTTTGTAACTGAAGCTACAAGAGAAACTGGGCTGTTATACACCAACAGTGCCGCTCTCGCGGAAATATTCATGGATGCG GATCGGTGGTCGGAGATGTTTCCATGTATGATTGCTCATGCTGCAACCTTGGATGTATTAACTAATGGAATGGGTGGAACCAGAAATGGATCTATGCAAGTG ATGCATGCAGAGATTCAATTGCCTTCTCCATTTGTCCCGGTTCGGCAATATAGATTCCTCAGGTTTTGCAAGCAGCATGCTGAAGGTGTTTGGGCTGTAGTTGATGCTTCCATCGACTTTGGTCGGAATGGTCCCAACGGTAACCCTTACATGAGCAGTAAGAAGCTTCCATCTGGCTGTATTTTGCAGGACATGTCCAATGGTTTTTGCAAG ATTACTTATGTGGATCATTCTCAATATGATGAGAGTGCTGTCCACCAAATCTTTCGTCCAATGGTTAACTCCGGTATCGCATTTGGTGCTCATAGATGGGTTGCAACTCTCCAGAGGCACTGTGAATCCCTTGCTATCCTCATGTCACCCGTATCATCTGATGAATCTGCAG TCATGAGCCCACAGGGCAAGAGAAGCATGTCAAAGCTCGCGCAGCGGATGACTGATTACTTCTGGTCTGGAGTTTGTCCTTCGTCAGCTTGCAAGTGGGACATGCTTCACATTAATAACATGGGCACCAGTGACGTGAGAATCATGTCCCGAAAAATTTCGGATCCCTCTGGTGAAAATCATAGCATTGTGCTAAGTGCTGCAACTTCTGTTTGGATGCCATTGTCGCGGCAAAGGGTATTTGATTTCCTCCGTGATGCACGATTGAGAGGCGAGTGGGATGTTTTGTCCGGTGGTGGATCAATGCAGGAGATGGTCCATATTGCTACGGGACAAGCAATTGGAAATTCCGTTTCTATCCTCGGTGCTAATACTGTAAGTGCTCTTTTTTCCATTAT GCTATATCTGCAAGATTCATGGACTGATAGTTCTGGCTCAATGATTGTGTATTCTCCTATCAACATGGATTCCTTGAGCTTGGTGATGAGCGGTGGCGATTCTTCATCTGTTGCTCTGTCGCCTTCGGGCTTTTCAATTCTTCCGGATGGCCATTCAAGTAACAACAACATCGTTGGAACTTCAAGTGACGGAAGTAGCAGCAGTGGAAGCGACAATGACAATGGCGGATGCTTGCTCACAGCTGGATTACAAATGGTGCTGACCAATGTTCAATCAAGTAAGCTAACAAACGATTCCGTTGATACCATTAATGATCTCATCGCATGCACCGTTCAGAAGATCAAAGACGCTCTCGGAGTTGCATGA